In Rutidosis leptorrhynchoides isolate AG116_Rl617_1_P2 unplaced genomic scaffold, CSIRO_AGI_Rlap_v1 contig223, whole genome shotgun sequence, the following are encoded in one genomic region:
- the LOC139882066 gene encoding uncharacterized protein, producing MEQNQQKKFVCKFCHKRYPCGKSLGGHIRIHLNNHKHVSAEADEEDEIELIGNGGLINSGGSGQSSYVLRENPRKTKRFVDSSGVFISKHREEMTNLLCKDCGKGFPSLKALCGHMACHSEKGNNNNNKLIKTRDLSSEQNLVMDDESDTENSSAAPSRRSTRSKRMRFVGAYDSNSSFNGNYSSSENMEQEQEEVAMCLIMLSRDSGFKRAWNLVADSSDNNSVVLETKSSSTDLRINAKNGNNMEMMMKKIGKNKLKSAKNELSEDSDSGYFNNGPKDDDDGNGMSYEFTRPKKVFRSGFEEFEEDDDENDDAELGKKLKRFKLVKKPAVDHKRNEGYECLVCNKVFHSHRSLWGHQASHSKVKGCSYDQSNYGSGENSITENENHSIRSSKVENQKLRIGNVAAKKRLGGGSKKSKGHECPICFRMFKSGQALGGHKRSHFMATSADNETVVINHKIPSLIDLNLPAPDDDDEENPIGHAGW from the coding sequence ATGGAGCAAAATCAGCAAAAGAAGTTCGTATGCAAGTTTTGTCACAAAAGGTATCCATGTGGTAAGTCTTTAGGTGGTCACATTAGAATTCACTTGAATAATCATAAGCACGTTTCAGCTGAagctgatgaagaagatgaaattGAGCTCATTGGTAATGGAGGATTGATTAATAGTGGTGGAAGTGGCCAATCTAGCTATGTTCTTAGAGAGAACCCGAGAAAGACTAAGAGGTTTGTCGATTCGAGTGGTGTTTTCATTTCGAAGCATCGAGAAGAAATGACTAATTTGTTGTGTAAAGATTGTGGTAAAGGGTTTCCATCTCTTAAGGCACTTTGTGGTCACATGGCTTGTCACTCTGAGAAaggcaacaacaataataacaagctGATTAAAACTAGAGATCTCTCATCTGAGCAGAATCTTGTAATGGATGATGAATCGGATACTGAGAATTCTTCGGCTGCTCCTAGTAGGAGAAGTACTAGATCCAAAAGAATGAGGTTTGTTGGTGCTTACGACTCTAATTCTTCGTTTAACGGTAATTATTCGTCATCTGAGAATATGGAACAGGAACAAGAAGAGGTAGCTATGTGCTTGATTATGTTGTCTAGGGATTCTGGGTTCAAAAGAGCTTGGAACTTAGTTGCGGATTCGTCCGATAACAATTCGGTAGTGCTAGAAACTAAATCGTCTTCGACTGACCTCAGGATCAATGCTAAGAATGGAAATAATATGGaaatgatgatgaagaaaattgGGAAGAACAAGTTAAAATCTGCAAAGAATGAACTTTCCGAGGACTCTGATTCTGGGTATTTTAACAATGGaccaaaggatgatgatgatggaaatGGTATGAGTTATGAATTTACAAGGCCTAAAAAGGTGTTTAGATCTGGTTTTGAGGAATTTGAGGaggatgatgatgaaaatgatgatgctGAATTGGGGAAGAAactgaaaagattcaaacttgtcaaGAAACCAGCAGTCGATCACAAGAGAAATGAAGGATACGAGTGTTTGGTTTGTAACAAGGTGTTCCATTCGCATAGGTCTTTGTGGGGGCATCAAGCGAGCCATAGCAAGGTCAAAGGTTGTAGCTATGATCAGTCAAACTATGGAAGTGGCGAGAACAGCATAACGGAGAATGAGAATCATTCTATTCGCTCGAGCAAAGTTGAGAATCAGAAATTGAGAATTGGCAATGTTGCAGCCAAGAAGAGATTAGGGGGAGGATCAAAGAAAAGTAAAGGCCATGAGTGTCCAATTTGCTTCAGAATGTTCAAGTCAGGACAAGCTTTAGGTGGTCATAAGAGGTCCCATTTTATGGCAACTTCTGCTGACAATGAAACTGTCGTGATTAATCACAAAATCCCATCTCTAATTGACCTTAATCTTCCGGCACCGGACGACGACGACGAAGAAAATCCAATTGGTCATGCCGGATGGTAG